tatttagtactttaaatgtgaaaagatttcatttcaaaaattttacaccccACAATTAAACGAGGCCTTCCTTCCTTTCCAAAATGACCTATAGTTTAGGCCttatttagttgcaaaattcaaaattccaaaactatcacatcgaatgagaatcttacatacatggagtattaaatgtagacaaaataaaaaactaattgcattttttgtttgtaaaatacgagacgaatctaataagtctaattagaccataattagacactaaattgctacagtaaccatgtgctgatgatgaattaattagtcttaaaaaattcgtctcgtagtttacagacgagttctgtaattagttttataattagtctatatttaatacttcaaatgtaaaaATATTCTATTTCAAAATCTTTACGGCCACAACtagatgcaaaaaaatttgggtaTAAAGCActatagcactttcgtttgtatttggtaattattgtcccatcaaggattaattaggctcaaaatatTCTTCTCACAAATTATagataaactgtgtaattagctattttgtttagctacatttaatatttcatgcatgtgttgaaaaattcgatgtgatggaaaatcttgtaaaattttagaattttgaaagtaCTAAACAAGCCTTAGAATCGAGGGAGTACAGTCTAGTACAGTGCAAGAAGGAAAGTGAATAGCAAGCGGGCTTGGGTGGAAAATTCTTTTCCTGGCACAGGACATTTTGACATCTCTGGCACAGATGGAAGATTTTTGCTTGGTTAGCTGTGAGTGGTCGGCTGAAAACAAGAGATGCTTTGGGTGAAATAGTGCAATGACGAGGGAACTCTACAAAATGTACTAGTCTTCATACTTCAAGGGCCACATGCAGTACTACTGTACAAGTATGGACTGAATTGAACTTTGGCTTATCAGGGCTCACTCGGACAAACTTGACGGCTCTGCTATCCCAAGAACAAAGACCAAGCGACAGGAAGGCAGAACTCCCAACAGAAATAGTTGCAGTGGCTTGAAATTAATATTTGGTTAGCAACAGAACTCGGAAAACCTTTAGGGATGTCACCATTCGAGTTTCAGTAATAATCAAGGACAACTGTAGGCAAACCTTGAAGGCATGAAAACATAAAGAGTCTAGAATGTATGCAATCGGGGCTTGGAAACGAATAATGGTTGGAGGGAGACGCCGCTAATTCGATCAATAGTGTCGCGTCGAAGAAGAAAATTGATTTGGCTCCACTGACTCTGTTGCCTCGATTGTTTGTACTAGCATTGCTCATTTAGCTCTTCTTCTTTGTTGTTGTATTTACCTTCTCTTTTTCACTTCTTAATCTTGCTTTTCCTGTCCTCCCAAGTTCTTATCTTGTCTCTTGTTTATGCATTTTTGCAGCACTTTCATCCATCAATAAAATTTAGGTAGGGATCCTCCCATTCATTTCTTCCTCCTAAAAAAACTATGAAAAGGGCGAAACAATCTTGTCAGGCTTTGAAGACGCTCTCAAAGATTCAACTCAGTGAAGCTCTCCAATGGAGTTTCTCATGTATCGCTCGTGCTCTAGACTATAACCACATCTGAAACGTCTTTGTTAGGTTGGATCGATAACATGATACAAAAAACATGCTTTCTAAAACTCATAACCGTAAAATTTATCAAAGCCACTGCATGTTTTTTTTCATAGAACCTATAATAATGTAAATTCCAAATACAAAGAAAAAATGTAAATTTCCTGAATCATCGTAATAGCGAAATAAAAAACTATTGAAATAACTCTTCTTTCAATACTATTGAAACTACCGTTGCCATTCACATTTTTTTAATATAGCACGAATGATATTCAAAATCTTCATTGTGAATCAATGAACCAAACATATCTACGCCACCATAAGTGTCCTACCATCGTGTGGCTAGTTGCATTTTTTATGAGTTTTCACAGTGATTTGCACGCTACTTTCtctatttcaaattataggtcacTTTAGTTTTTCTAATTCATAATATTTACTATGTATTTAGATATAACGTATGTCTTGGTGTATAGTAAAAACTATGGATCTAGAAGAGTGAAAACGATCTGCAGGAGAGAGTATGTTCATGGACATACATAAAATATATGTGTGTGCTTGGCATCCATATCTAACCAAAGACATTGTTTGGATAAATCTCGAATTCAGTTTTGCAGATGTCGTATTAGGATGTTATTTATCATTCATGATATCCTTTCTGTAATTAAGCAACAATTGATTCACATTTCAAGGAGGGTCTTGATGAATTCAGATCCTCTATGGCGCTTGTCCCTGCAAATTCTCCGGCGGGCAGGGGCCCCAGAGCAAAAGTGCAAAAACACATCTTCCTCGTCCAGCCCCCTCGGGATCATGGAAATAGCGAAACCGGGGCGCTATCTCGAGGCCTTTAAATGCCGGCACAGATGTTGGCCGGAGCAGGACGCCACAAGGCGAACCACCAACTGcttccctccgcgccgccgcctataACGACCACTTCACGTGCCCTATCTTTCTCCGCCTGTGTTCACGGCTCCCATCCCATCCCTCTCGAGAGTCTAGGCCCATCCCCCGAAGCCGGTGACGCAGGAGGAAACGAGTCGACATGGAGGCCAAGAAGAAGTcgaccccctccgccgccgccaccgccggagccggagccggagccgcggcgccgccgcccagcggaTACTTCAGCTTCGTCTTCTCCTCGTCGCCTGCGGTACCGTATCTCTGTCATCACGCGGTCACGCCGTCTTTCGGACCCATTTGATGTTAGTTTTAAGGATTGTTTCGATGTCGCCGTTCGTGGTGATTGGTGATCGAACTGGTGGTGCGATTTGATAAATCTGTTATTTTGACAGTTTTTCCGCgtataaattttaatttttatgatGGAGGAGTTGTAGGGTCAGGCAAAATCTTATTTGGGTATGCGGTTTTACATTGTTGTTCTTGTTTTGCCTTCTAGGGGAACGCAAAAGACGCAAAGCAGACCGACTTGTATGCGATGCTGAACAAGCAGAGTTCCAGAGGCCAGAATGGCAGTGGCATCACAGGTGGTTCTTGGCACTCCTGTCAATTTGATATATATTGCTACTCGATTTAGTTTCAGTTCATCTTAGCTTTCAAATGATCTTGGGCATTGATGTAACTGTGGAAGTTTAATTCGTGCTCCAGATAGCAAATCTAATGGCCGCAATATGTACAAGGATGGAAAGCATGTCTATCCAAATGAGTCATCAGAATCTCCTTATTTTGGCTCATCCGTGCATTACGGTGGTCGGGAGTTCTACAGTAGCTCTGCACAGAAGCAACCTGCCAATGAACCCCCCAAAAATGTACGTAGTtgttttttatatataattatggGTACCTTAGATCAGTTATGCTTAATGTTTATTTTACATGTTGAATCCAGTACAAAGAGGACAATCCAGATGGCTCTGCTACTAGAGGTGATTGGTGGCAAGGTAAGGCATCTTTGCGCGCTAATAATTTGTACATTATCTTGAGTAGATGAATGTGTATCCACTGACTAGATTGCACTTTCAGGTTCACTTTATTACTGAATAATCTCCTGTGGACTCTCCTTTTGTGAGCGAGGTACACCCAGAAGCACACTAAATATTTTTCCAGAacagccttttttttttgaagtaaaagaACAGGCTTTCCATCACTTAGTCTTGAGCTTAGACTATATGCTTCGAACTCAACAATTGTTTATGAATTGTCTGAAAACGATAGATTGTTAGTCTTTAACATCAAGTTGAACCTGATTGAGacatgcaagatgtgatgtgtGGCAACTATGTTTCATTCAGTCTTTTCTTTGGGGTCACTAGGGATGCTGCCTTTTTTTCATCTATTCAGTGTTGGTATCCTTTACAAGTCTTAATAACTTCAAAGCAtatctttcttttatgtttGTGTCGCTATTCCAGTTTGATTACAAAAAAGAATAATCACCAAAGTCTGTACAAGAATTACCTGTTAGTTGTCGAATCCTACATATGATTGCATAATAGTGGGGGCTGACAATGATACTGTTAGCTGTCACGAAGCATAAACTTAATTAACTAGAACTAAAACAGATTACATCACCACTAATCTTTTCTCTAAGCCTCGTATACCATCATGATAGGTCGCAATTTATAAGGAGTATTGCTCCTGTAGAGAGTGTTATCAAATAATTAGATGCTTGGAAGTGTTTCTATCTATCCAAAATTAGGGAGTACTTTCCTAAGAAGTCCATAATTGGCATAATGTGATGTTTTTGCATTTTTACCTCATTCTTACACCTGCGACATAGGCTACTCCCCAAGAATTTCAAAGGTTTCATGAACTTGCATAGTTTGTCAGATGCTTCATTTTAAAACATAGAAAAACCATATGTATTAATGATACTTGTAAGGTATCTAAAAAttacatatatttttttgaaacgtgtatatatatatatatatatatatatatatatatatatatatatatatatatatatataaggctGATAGTGACACATAGGAGCTTAAGCTATTCAGAACAGCGAACTATATGGTAACCAGTACTAGCTATGATCACTAGAAACCTGCTACacttattcataccatattcccCTTTTTTCTTTCAGGAATAAAAGGAGTAGCGCTTGTTGTAGTGTTGGAACTGTTGATACTGAGCCGTCAGGCATCGAAACACCATAGCTGGGAGTTGGCGTCGGGACTACGCCCGTCCTGTCGGTGGAGGCAGTATTTAGATGCATCATCTCACCTGGACTATGGGTGTAGGCcgcgtctttttttttctgttggtCCCTTTGTGTTTTCTTGTGGTTTAGGTCCCGTTCTGAACTAATGGACTGGTAGGTCAGCAGGGAGTATCTTCATAAGCAGCTGCCAAAAAGTCGCAGCTCGCAGGATCACCTGCTGCTTGTACCGTGTGTTCCTGCTATGTGTTTCTAAATGATTTGGATTGTACACACACCTGTTCCTActaaactctctctctctctctctccaagttGACCAGGGTTTTCTCCTGCAATTTCATCTCATGGGGGGGGATTGGGGAGGTGAGTTTGTGGGCTGCATAGTGCATACTTTCTCGTGGGCCGCGGCTGAAGGCACTGACTaacgcggttttttcttttttatattttttaaaaataaaaatttcaaaaatatatgtccattttgaaatatttcaaaaataccccccggtcgccccccatagggcgacaggccttaagtgtaatttttttttcaaattcgcaatgaggtccctggaagaaaaaaaaggcctgtcgcccccccccccccccccacgggcgacaggggtctgtcgcccccgcctcgggcgaccgctgggcccagcgcgcgccccggcccacgggcgcggcagggcggcctgtcgcccccccggtgggcgacagggggggcctgtcgcccccccctcgggcgaccggggtatcccCCCTATAAAAGCTCcaaccctccccttccctcctcatttgagcccgaaaatttcaccaaaaatccaaaaaaaaagagaggagtgaggagaaggaaagcggcgaagccctgccggattcagcacttgtgatctgcaggttagtacatttaatttatatattgttatatttaagtactacgtatttaaatatgagtaatttaagtagggtgagtaatttaatttaattagtgctatagtagaaccatttaagtaggagttcaatgatactttagtttgtagttacgtagtagtaaattagtttagaaaattagttctacgcatttattattacaattgcagtactattagagacgtgtttataaattaattatgatttagaatagaatttggcatatgcagtatagaatttgagtgtcatcacgtagttatgaatacttatacgttgtagttgaattccatacttagtttttacggattattgaataagttagtgaagtaaagagtataactcgataagtattatgtgatatacagatatgtcgagcaagatgcagtttcaagtattttatggtgaatacaatgttatgtatgggccaaatggagtagatctttctgcctttaagcgcacatctagcggcatagataaacctctggaaaggagttttggttccatatataagtggctgcagcgtgggttccatgttgatccgttgacacatgtgatcactgtccagtctcttgttaattgggaggtagaaagtgaattatgggaattgatgatgatacacagcactgatgactggcaaaagtacatgcaagcagctctagagcgtgggtggcctctggccattcttgttcaaatccgggagaagacagaaaatgaaatccaacattgtgcagatcaaggaactccgagtattcgaagagagaccaattatgttgagcaagatgagtcagagaaccaaaacatgggaccacagggccttgctgatgagggagagaggatacatagcattgtggacgagatggaggcagaagatcaaaccgcaatggagatggaagaatatgagggctcatctgatgacgagcagtactcattgccaaaagagtggaaggagcatggttttggcagtcatgtcgcagaagatgtacgaaatcaggagtgagagtacagagggaatgaagtagtgcaaggtgcaacatatccaaacattgaagccgtaaaagatgctgtgagactatgggcaatatcattgaaacgagaattcagagtcgtaaagtctggcagtaaagaatatgaggtgaagtgtgtgaatgatggatgtccatggcgagtacatgcattcaagggaaaatggaagtccaactggaaatgttccattgtcacagagcacacttgtttgctgtcagaagttcttccctcgcatcgcaatatatcatgcgactttgttgcaaagcaaatgtatgggtttattatagACAACcttaattatgagccaaaaatgattgtttgacacattgagcagacttaccagtacaccatcagttatttgaaggcatagagggctaaacaaagggtgttggagatgcggttcggcacatacgaggcttcatatgataacctacctcgtatgttatcccaggttgctgctagaaatcctggaagcttttatgacacatacctcgtaccagccgtgactaggggacaaaaaattatgcaacgagccttcttttgcataggtgcttgtgttagagcatttcagttttgtcttccggtgatctgcattgatggcacatttttgactggaaggtataaaggtcagatactcaccgcaatcggtgtagattgcaacaaccaaatagttccgctcgcatttgcatttgttgagaatgagaacatagacagttggtattggttccttgaacgagtgaagattcatgttgttgctgcacgcctagatgtgtgccttattagtgataggcatgcaggtatcctgcaatcaatactgaaattgcaacgtggaactgcgacaacgcctccattgtggcccgatgtccaaaacagatggtgcattaggcatatgggtgcaaacttctatgagcacttcaagaacaaggatcttaagaacctgtttaagaggttgtgcacccaaaatcaacagagaaaattcaatgcattatggcagatgcttgatcagttgactgcagagctagtgaaggcaagggcatcaggagcaggcacgagtcaggctacagaggctagggattcaattgagaagccattttcacactggattcgaggtgcacctaaggagaaatggtcattcctttatgataccaacggaatacggtatggtattcagacaatgaaccatgcagagtgtttcaatatgttaCAATTCAAATGTTCCATtgacagttgaaaccattaatcttaattgtttatgcagcctgccctgttggctgcggatgcagacgagtacagtgtgaccagatcgctggaggcgtacttactttggttg
The nucleotide sequence above comes from Panicum virgatum strain AP13 chromosome 3K, P.virgatum_v5, whole genome shotgun sequence. Encoded proteins:
- the LOC120698491 gene encoding uncharacterized protein LOC120698491; translation: MEAKKKSTPSAAATAGAGAGAAAPPPSGYFSFVFSSSPAGNAKDAKQTDLYAMLNKQSSRGQNGSGITDSKSNGRNMYKDGKHVYPNESSESPYFGSSVHYGGREFYSSSAQKQPANEPPKNYKEDNPDGSATRGDWWQGSLYY